The Comamonas testosteroni genome contains the following window.
GATTTGCTCCAGCAAGGCGTCGCGGCTCAGGATGCGGCCTGCCGCGTTGACCAGGCTCTGCAGCAGCTGGTATTCGCGCCGTGTCAGATCCAGCGCCTTGCTGTGGATCAGTGCACGCTGCCCTTGCTCATCTATTTGAAGTGCTTTCGCAAGCTGGGCGGGTGCTGCAGGCTGGAATTGCCTGGAGCGGCGCAGCAGGGCGCGGGTGCGCGCCAGCAGCTCGCGCGGGCTGAAGGGCTTGGTCAGATAGTCGTCTGCGCCCAGCTCCAGGCCCAGAACCTTGTCCATCTCCTCACCTCTGGCACTGAGCACCAGAGCCGGAACAATGGAGCCGGCAGAGCGCAGCTCGCGGCACCAGTCCAGGCCGTTGCCGTCGGGAAGGCCTACGTCCATGAGCAGCACATCAAACGCTGTCCTGCTCCATTGCTGACGCGCATCGGCGATCAGCAGGCTG
Protein-coding sequences here:
- a CDS encoding winged helix-turn-helix domain-containing protein: MQVLLLEDDPAIARTICYALEREGIAVTHSLLIADARQQWSRTAFDVLLMDVGLPDGNGLDWCRELRSAGSIVPALVLSARGEEMDKVLGLELGADDYLTKPFSPRELLARTRALLRRSRQFQPAAPAQLAKALQIDEQGQRALIHSKALDLTRREYQLLQSLVNAAGRILSRDALLEQIWGLDSESTDRTVDTHIKTLRAKLRERLPDQELIVTHRGLGYSLNQPG